A region from the Streptosporangium sp. NBC_01756 genome encodes:
- a CDS encoding endonuclease domain-containing protein, with translation MPTVNALMEALGAACHACHGALGGCVDHDPERMLVRGLLCRHCNAPLSGSAWGDHLNHLPAAPLSLR, from the coding sequence GTGCCAACCGTCAATGCCCTGATGGAGGCCTTGGGCGCGGCGTGCCACGCCTGCCACGGCGCGCTCGGCGGCTGCGTCGACCACGATCCGGAAAGGATGCTGGTGCGTGGTCTGCTCTGCCGTCACTGCAACGCCCCTCTGAGTGGTAGCGCGTGGGGCGACCACCTCAACCACCTGCCTGCGGCGCCGCTCAGCCTGCGCTAA
- a CDS encoding LysR family transcriptional regulator, with protein sequence MNLASLDLNLVVALRALLEERNVTRAGLRIGLSQPATSAALARLRHHFSDDLLVRKGNSYELTPLGGALREPAVNACAMLERLFTSRADFHPATEQRDFTLLASDYAIAIFGAGLARVLHTEAPGVRLHLRHVDSRIVEATDTVLGGVDGVLMPHGVISGFPTVELYRDEWVCMVAADHPDVGDSITMDDLARLPWVVYQRFFDAPVTRQLGMLGLRPHVEVSVQSFHLLPELVAGTRRVALIQRRLARLLYGLAPVRTLRCPFEPVPLQEALWWHPVHGQDAAHIWLRETAARVAANLPSLGRSCA encoded by the coding sequence GTGAACCTCGCCAGCCTGGACCTCAATCTCGTGGTGGCCCTACGGGCGCTGCTGGAGGAGCGCAACGTCACCCGGGCCGGCCTGCGGATCGGGCTCAGCCAGCCCGCGACCAGCGCCGCCCTGGCCAGACTTCGTCACCATTTCTCCGACGACCTTCTGGTCAGGAAAGGCAACAGCTACGAGCTGACCCCGCTGGGCGGCGCGCTGAGGGAGCCCGCGGTGAACGCCTGCGCCATGCTGGAGCGGCTCTTCACCAGCCGGGCGGATTTCCATCCGGCCACCGAACAGCGCGACTTCACCCTGCTCGCCTCCGACTACGCGATCGCGATCTTTGGCGCCGGACTCGCCCGGGTCCTGCACACCGAGGCGCCCGGTGTGCGATTGCACCTGCGGCATGTGGACTCCAGGATCGTGGAGGCCACCGACACCGTGCTCGGCGGTGTCGACGGGGTGCTGATGCCGCACGGCGTGATCAGCGGTTTCCCCACCGTGGAGCTGTACCGCGACGAGTGGGTGTGCATGGTCGCCGCCGACCATCCCGACGTCGGCGACAGCATCACCATGGATGATCTGGCCCGGCTGCCCTGGGTGGTCTACCAGCGGTTCTTCGATGCGCCGGTCACCCGGCAACTGGGCATGCTGGGCTTGAGACCGCATGTGGAGGTGTCGGTACAGAGCTTCCATCTGCTGCCCGAACTGGTGGCCGGCACCCGCCGGGTGGCCCTGATCCAGCGGCGCCTGGCCCGGTTGCTGTACGGGCTCGCGCCCGTCCGGACGCTACGCTGCCCGTTCGAGCCGGTACCCCTTCAGGAGGCCCTGTGGTGGCACCCCGTGCACGGCCAGGACGCGGCTCACATCTGGCTACGCGAGACCGCGGCCCGGGTGGCCGCCAATCTGCCCTCTCTCGGTCGATCATGCGCATGA
- a CDS encoding amidohydrolase family protein, translating into MRTHPTNSAPVPTVDVHAHVILPQIEQAVTGQPGLDAHRELDAHRNGPDALSVSGRMVGERIGRLTRVQDRLAGMDTAGVDVQIVSPSPSHYHYWAEPALARKVCALANKGTAEHCAQAPDRLHGLGLVPLQHPSLMVESLEHALGLGLKGVEISSHAPGRELSDPAYEPFWTRAAETGAVVFLHPFGCTLNERLDRWYLSNIVGQPVENTVALSHLIFSGVFDRHPGLKILAAHGGGYLPTHLGRADHGWRVRPDARGCAREPSSYLKDLWFDSLVHDPAALRDLLRAAGPDRVVLGSDFPFDMGTDDPVATLRAAGLDESTFDVIRGRNATVLFDLDDTHLKEQSRA; encoded by the coding sequence ATGAGAACCCACCCCACGAACAGCGCACCCGTGCCGACCGTCGACGTGCACGCGCACGTCATCCTGCCGCAGATCGAGCAGGCCGTCACCGGACAGCCGGGGCTGGACGCGCACCGCGAACTGGACGCGCACCGCAACGGTCCCGATGCCCTGTCGGTCTCCGGGCGGATGGTCGGCGAGCGCATCGGCCGCCTCACCCGGGTGCAGGACCGGCTGGCCGGCATGGACACCGCCGGAGTGGACGTGCAAATCGTCAGCCCTTCCCCTTCGCACTACCACTACTGGGCCGAGCCCGCTCTGGCGCGGAAGGTCTGCGCGCTGGCGAACAAGGGCACCGCCGAGCACTGCGCCCAGGCGCCCGACCGGCTGCACGGCCTGGGCCTGGTACCGCTCCAGCACCCCTCGCTGATGGTGGAATCGCTGGAACACGCCCTCGGCCTCGGCCTGAAGGGGGTGGAGATCTCCTCCCATGCCCCCGGTCGCGAACTGTCGGACCCGGCCTACGAACCGTTCTGGACGCGAGCAGCCGAAACCGGCGCGGTGGTCTTCCTGCACCCGTTCGGCTGCACGCTGAACGAGCGGCTGGACCGCTGGTATCTGTCGAACATCGTCGGACAGCCGGTCGAGAACACCGTCGCCCTGTCCCATCTGATCTTCTCCGGGGTATTCGACCGCCATCCCGGCCTGAAGATCCTGGCAGCCCACGGCGGCGGCTACCTGCCCACCCATCTGGGCCGGGCCGACCACGGCTGGCGGGTGCGCCCGGACGCGCGCGGCTGCGCCCGCGAACCGAGCAGCTACCTGAAGGACCTGTGGTTCGACTCCCTCGTGCACGACCCGGCCGCGCTGCGCGACCTCCTCCGGGCCGCCGGGCCGGACCGCGTGGTGCTCGGCTCCGACTTCCCCTTCGACATGGGCACCGACGACCCGGTGGCCACGCTGCGCGCCGCCGGACTCGACGAGTCCACCTTCGACGTGATCCGCGGCCGCAACGCCACCGTCCTCTTCGACCTCGACGACACCCACCTCAAGGAGCAGTCCCGTGCCTGA
- a CDS encoding amidohydrolase: MTHEDRAHHGIQAAGDDKDNRPSAELPVEKPEDPPTGDADVIYHGGEIVTVSDALFASEEAAPEAVVVKNGLIVFVGAHEQAIADWQGEHTVLRDLEGRTLLPGFIDAHSHLTGIGLQATIASLLAEPDGDVTDLASLQAKMREFAGSEVGRRSEWIIGFGYDDAMLTERRHPDRDDLDEVSTERPVLAIHQSFHLGAVNSKGLDLLGYGRATPDPDGGVIRRRSPLARPYGEPDGVLEETAFNPASAAAIAGLAPEDLAQFLPRGMRAAAGFGFTTVQEGAATLEVLGQMRKAAAATPGGLALDVVAYVRADDAIAHPDEVQVSDTYTNGLRAAGIKMFLDGSPQGRTAWLTKPYLTPPPGQEKDYCGYPTIEDDKLAAAQVRAGFERGWQVIAHANGDAAIDQLIHAVRTATDEADPADRRTVAIHAQTARIDQVAAFDELGVLPSFFSMHTYYWGDWYLDTVLGPERAENISPAQWALARGMRYTSHHDAPVALPNSIAILASQVTRVTRSGAVLGPRQRVSRMDAVRSLTLNAAYQYFEEDSKGSIEVGKLADLVILSANPVTVAADEIRDIEVVETIKAGRTVHPAAEPKADPGPVVSVGLAPHC; encoded by the coding sequence ATGACGCACGAGGACCGCGCCCACCACGGCATCCAGGCAGCAGGAGACGACAAGGACAACCGGCCGTCTGCCGAGCTCCCGGTCGAGAAGCCCGAAGACCCGCCTACCGGAGACGCCGATGTCATCTACCACGGCGGGGAGATCGTCACGGTCTCCGATGCGCTCTTCGCGTCCGAGGAGGCAGCGCCCGAGGCGGTCGTCGTCAAAAACGGCCTGATCGTCTTCGTCGGCGCTCACGAACAGGCCATCGCCGACTGGCAGGGCGAACACACCGTCCTTCGCGATCTCGAAGGACGAACGCTGCTCCCGGGGTTCATCGACGCGCACAGCCATCTGACCGGGATCGGGCTCCAGGCCACGATCGCGAGTCTGCTCGCCGAGCCCGACGGCGATGTCACCGACCTCGCCTCCCTCCAGGCCAAAATGCGCGAGTTCGCCGGCAGCGAGGTCGGACGGCGATCCGAGTGGATCATCGGCTTCGGCTACGACGACGCGATGCTCACCGAGCGCCGCCACCCCGACCGCGACGATCTGGACGAGGTCTCCACCGAGCGGCCGGTGCTGGCCATCCACCAGTCCTTTCACCTGGGTGCGGTCAACAGCAAAGGCCTCGACCTGCTGGGCTACGGCCGCGCGACACCCGATCCGGACGGCGGTGTGATCCGCCGCCGTTCGCCCCTGGCCCGGCCGTACGGCGAGCCTGACGGAGTGCTGGAGGAGACCGCGTTCAACCCGGCCTCGGCGGCCGCCATCGCGGGTCTCGCCCCCGAGGATCTCGCGCAGTTCCTGCCTCGGGGCATGCGCGCGGCGGCGGGCTTCGGCTTCACCACCGTCCAGGAAGGCGCCGCGACCCTGGAGGTGCTCGGGCAGATGCGCAAGGCGGCGGCCGCGACGCCCGGCGGTCTGGCACTCGACGTGGTGGCGTACGTCCGCGCCGACGATGCCATCGCTCACCCGGACGAGGTCCAGGTGAGCGACACCTACACGAACGGCTTGCGCGCGGCCGGGATCAAGATGTTCCTGGACGGCTCGCCACAAGGCCGCACCGCGTGGCTGACCAAGCCGTACCTGACACCGCCGCCCGGGCAGGAGAAGGACTACTGCGGCTACCCGACGATCGAGGACGACAAGCTCGCCGCGGCCCAGGTGCGCGCGGGGTTCGAGCGCGGCTGGCAAGTCATCGCCCATGCCAACGGCGACGCGGCGATCGATCAACTGATCCACGCCGTACGTACGGCAACCGATGAAGCCGACCCGGCCGATCGTCGGACCGTCGCCATCCACGCGCAGACCGCCCGCATCGACCAGGTCGCGGCCTTCGACGAGTTGGGCGTCCTGCCGTCCTTCTTCTCGATGCACACCTACTACTGGGGCGACTGGTACCTCGACACCGTCCTCGGACCCGAGCGCGCCGAGAACATCTCACCCGCGCAATGGGCGCTGGCCCGCGGAATGCGGTACACCTCGCACCACGACGCCCCCGTCGCGCTGCCGAACTCGATCGCGATCCTGGCCAGCCAGGTCACCCGCGTGACCCGCTCGGGCGCGGTGCTCGGCCCGCGCCAACGGGTGTCGCGCATGGACGCGGTCAGATCGCTCACACTCAACGCGGCCTACCAGTACTTCGAGGAGGACTCCAAGGGCAGCATCGAGGTGGGCAAGCTGGCCGACCTGGTGATCTTGAGTGCGAACCCGGTCACGGTCGCGGCCGATGAGATCAGGGACATCGAGGTCGTGGAGACGATCAAAGCGGGCCGTACCGTCCATCCGGCGGCCGAGCCGAAGGCCGACCCCGGCCCGGTGGTGTCCGTCGGGCTCGCGCCGCACTGCTGA
- a CDS encoding BP74-related protein yields the protein MAVDTAHQAPEMPMRRITPKIAALAAVTMLALATPAQAQPADTAHHAADTAAYFEFTDITQEKAVLKLTDPAKIQHARDLISGATTDEPHVIGRIVKRPAPYNRPWSHHYNPDTIDFFDQTFEVCDATIPYVEEHLDEAGGAFLPGLIWCPWTSRLVREVPAP from the coding sequence ATGGCCGTGGACACGGCCCACCAGGCACCGGAGATGCCCATGCGACGTATCACCCCCAAAATCGCCGCACTCGCAGCGGTCACGATGCTCGCCCTGGCCACACCCGCCCAGGCTCAGCCGGCGGACACCGCCCACCACGCCGCCGACACGGCGGCCTACTTCGAGTTCACCGACATCACCCAGGAAAAGGCCGTCCTCAAGCTCACCGATCCCGCCAAGATCCAGCACGCAAGAGACCTGATCAGCGGCGCCACCACTGACGAGCCCCATGTCATCGGCAGGATCGTCAAGCGCCCCGCCCCCTACAACCGGCCCTGGAGCCACCACTACAACCCCGACACGATCGACTTCTTCGACCAGACCTTCGAGGTGTGCGATGCCACGATCCCCTACGTCGAAGAGCACCTGGACGAAGCGGGCGGCGCGTTCCTGCCCGGCTTGATCTGGTGCCCCTGGACCTCACGCCTGGTGCGCGAGGTTCCCGCACCGTAA
- a CDS encoding fumarylacetoacetate hydrolase family protein translates to METHPSFAGPFAVGTFSTGNGPAFPGLVTDDRVLDLRTIPELRAPGGGEPTTRTLLERWDAVLPLLHDAAASARGEWLPLADLRVHAPLEPRQILQSGANYRTHVIDLAVAHEPAGGRPAEQVRAEVAAMMDRRAAEDEPYVFIGLPSSITGPYDDVVIPAWCAKPDWELELAAVIGRPAFRVPVEQAPEHVAAYTIANDLTARELVFRRDMPEIGTDWLRAKNAPTFTPLGPYLVPSAFVTDPGGLQVTLKLNGEVMQDESTKDMIFGVARLVSYISQTVELLPGDLVLTGSPAGNGMHRGRLLRPDDVMEGTITGLGVQRNRCVADPRGQES, encoded by the coding sequence GTGGAAACACATCCGTCTTTCGCCGGCCCGTTCGCGGTCGGCACCTTCTCCACCGGAAACGGGCCGGCCTTCCCCGGCCTGGTCACCGACGATCGTGTCCTGGACCTGCGTACCATTCCCGAGCTTCGCGCGCCGGGCGGCGGCGAGCCGACCACCCGCACCCTGCTGGAGCGGTGGGACGCCGTGCTGCCACTGCTGCACGACGCCGCCGCATCGGCGCGGGGTGAGTGGCTGCCGCTGGCCGATCTGCGGGTGCACGCCCCACTGGAGCCCCGGCAGATCCTGCAGTCCGGCGCCAACTACCGCACTCACGTCATCGATCTGGCGGTGGCCCACGAGCCCGCGGGCGGCCGTCCCGCCGAGCAGGTGAGGGCCGAGGTCGCGGCGATGATGGACCGCCGCGCGGCCGAGGACGAGCCGTACGTGTTCATCGGCCTGCCCTCCTCGATCACCGGCCCGTACGACGACGTGGTGATCCCGGCCTGGTGCGCCAAGCCGGACTGGGAACTGGAGCTGGCGGCGGTGATCGGTCGCCCGGCTTTCCGGGTTCCGGTCGAGCAGGCACCGGAGCACGTGGCCGCCTACACCATCGCCAACGACCTCACGGCCCGCGAACTGGTGTTCCGCCGTGACATGCCGGAGATCGGCACCGACTGGCTGCGCGCCAAGAACGCCCCGACGTTCACCCCCCTGGGTCCCTACCTGGTGCCGTCCGCCTTCGTCACCGACCCCGGCGGCCTGCAGGTGACCCTGAAGCTCAACGGCGAGGTCATGCAGGACGAGTCCACCAAGGACATGATCTTCGGCGTGGCACGGCTGGTGTCCTACATCTCCCAGACCGTGGAACTGCTCCCCGGTGACCTGGTGCTCACCGGCAGCCCGGCCGGCAACGGCATGCACCGGGGCCGGCTGCTGCGCCCCGATGACGTGATGGAAGGGACGATCACCGGTCTGGGCGTCCAGCGCAACCGGTGCGTGGCCGACCCGCGCGGGCAGGAGAGCTGA
- a CDS encoding cyclase family protein produces MLDRTDPQRAIAETAARCSNWGRWGDDDVLGTVNFIDEAKRREGAALVRRGASFSLSQRFDADGPQKGWRRRTNPVHTMTDTGLDAVHGGQGFPHGFGGADDVIAMPLQCSTQWDGLGHIFDHGRAWNGRPADMVVTSAGDLVTGIEHLAAPVASRGVLLDAGRTFGDEGELPDGFAITEEHLTATAEAHGVAVGRGDIVCVRTGQLTRARRNGWGDYAGGPAPGLSFTTAAWLHRTEIAAIATDTWGFEVRPNEFDHAFQPLHQVVIPHIGLLIGEMWDLDALADDCAADGVYEFWLTAAPLPITGAVGSPVNPLAIK; encoded by the coding sequence ATGCTCGACCGCACCGACCCTCAACGCGCCATCGCCGAGACCGCCGCCCGCTGCTCCAACTGGGGCCGCTGGGGAGACGACGACGTGCTGGGCACCGTCAACTTCATCGATGAGGCCAAGCGCCGCGAGGGCGCGGCGCTGGTCCGCCGGGGTGCCTCCTTCTCCCTGTCCCAGCGCTTCGACGCCGACGGCCCGCAGAAAGGCTGGCGCCGCCGTACCAATCCGGTGCACACCATGACCGACACCGGCCTGGACGCGGTCCACGGCGGCCAGGGCTTCCCGCACGGATTCGGCGGCGCCGACGACGTCATCGCCATGCCGCTGCAGTGCTCCACCCAGTGGGACGGCCTGGGCCACATCTTCGACCACGGCAGGGCGTGGAACGGCCGTCCCGCCGACATGGTGGTCACCTCTGCCGGTGACCTGGTCACCGGCATCGAGCACCTGGCGGCGCCCGTCGCGAGCCGCGGTGTCCTGCTCGACGCCGGCCGCACGTTCGGCGACGAGGGGGAACTGCCGGACGGCTTCGCGATCACCGAGGAACACCTCACCGCCACCGCCGAGGCGCACGGCGTCGCGGTCGGTCGCGGCGACATCGTGTGCGTGCGCACCGGGCAGCTCACCCGGGCCCGCCGCAACGGCTGGGGCGACTACGCCGGCGGTCCCGCCCCGGGCCTGTCGTTCACCACCGCCGCCTGGTTGCACCGCACCGAGATCGCCGCGATCGCCACCGACACCTGGGGCTTCGAGGTACGGCCCAACGAGTTCGACCACGCCTTTCAACCACTGCACCAGGTCGTCATCCCGCACATCGGCCTGCTCATCGGCGAGATGTGGGACCTGGACGCCCTCGCCGACGACTGCGCCGCCGACGGCGTGTACGAGTTCTGGCTCACCGCCGCCCCGCTGCCCATCACCGGCGCGGTCGGCTCCCCCGTCAACCCCCTCGCCATCAAGTGA
- a CDS encoding fumarylacetoacetate hydrolase family protein encodes MRLATFTHRGLRRSGVVDGDSVLPFSQGTDLLDVVRTGHIPDSETAVPLAEVRLLPPIEPPSVRDFVAFEEHVEGVRRSVSGAAGVPDAWYDAPTFYFANPHAMVGAHDDVPVPPGCHALDFELEVAAVIGREGHDLSPEHARDHIFGYTIFNDWSARDLQSREMQVGLGPCKGKDAATTLGPWLVTADELEPYRTADGFLRLALTAEINGVEVGRDLLSNMAWPFEELIAYASRGAWIRPGDVLGSGTCGNGGCLAELWGLRGSQDPPALKPGDTVTLTVEGIGTVSNTIVPGTVPLPIPSARKRPRDRP; translated from the coding sequence ATGCGTCTCGCGACCTTCACACATCGAGGCCTACGCCGCAGCGGCGTCGTCGACGGAGACTCCGTCCTGCCCTTTTCCCAGGGAACCGACCTCCTCGACGTCGTCCGCACCGGCCACATCCCCGACAGCGAAACGGCCGTACCCCTGGCCGAGGTACGGCTGCTCCCGCCGATCGAACCCCCCTCGGTCCGCGACTTCGTCGCCTTCGAAGAGCACGTCGAGGGCGTCCGCCGCAGCGTGAGCGGCGCGGCGGGCGTCCCGGACGCCTGGTATGACGCGCCGACCTTCTACTTCGCCAACCCGCACGCGATGGTCGGAGCCCACGACGACGTGCCCGTACCGCCCGGCTGCCACGCCCTGGACTTCGAACTCGAAGTGGCCGCCGTCATCGGCCGCGAGGGCCACGACCTCTCCCCCGAACACGCCCGCGACCACATCTTCGGCTACACGATCTTCAACGACTGGTCCGCGCGCGACCTGCAGTCCCGGGAGATGCAGGTCGGCCTCGGCCCCTGCAAGGGCAAGGACGCCGCCACCACTCTCGGCCCATGGCTGGTCACCGCCGACGAACTGGAGCCGTACCGCACCGCCGACGGCTTCCTGCGGCTCGCCCTGACGGCTGAGATCAACGGGGTCGAGGTCGGGCGGGACCTGCTGTCCAACATGGCCTGGCCGTTCGAGGAACTGATCGCCTACGCCTCCCGCGGCGCCTGGATCCGCCCTGGCGACGTACTCGGCTCCGGCACCTGCGGCAACGGCGGCTGCCTCGCCGAACTGTGGGGTCTGCGCGGCAGTCAGGACCCTCCGGCGCTGAAACCCGGCGACACCGTCACCCTCACCGTCGAAGGCATCGGCACCGTTTCCAACACCATCGTCCCCGGCACGGTGCCCCTGCCGATCCCATCCGCCCGCAAACGCCCTCGAGACCGCCCTTGA
- a CDS encoding DUF4097 family beta strand repeat-containing protein, with the protein MQKFPTPTPISTVLDIPAGRVWFIAADRADTTVEVLPADASKSRDMKVAQQTTVEYRDGVLRIRASAKNQLLGASGSIEVTVQLPAGSHVEAKAASAEFRAVGRFGDVTFEGAHGQIKLDEAASSRITTLAGDVSIGRLNGPAKISTGKGDIRITEAVHGTLVLRTEAGEVSVSAAAGVSASLDAGTSYGRIHNALKNTEGAAAQLDIHATTVYGDITARSL; encoded by the coding sequence ATGCAGAAGTTCCCCACCCCCACCCCGATCTCCACCGTTCTCGACATCCCCGCGGGGCGCGTCTGGTTCATCGCCGCCGACCGGGCCGACACCACGGTCGAGGTGCTGCCCGCAGACGCCTCCAAGAGCCGCGACATGAAAGTGGCGCAGCAGACCACGGTCGAATACCGCGACGGCGTCCTGCGCATCAGGGCCTCGGCGAAGAACCAGCTCCTCGGCGCCTCCGGATCCATCGAAGTGACGGTCCAGCTGCCCGCCGGCTCCCACGTCGAGGCGAAGGCGGCCAGCGCCGAATTCCGGGCCGTCGGACGGTTCGGCGACGTCACCTTCGAAGGCGCGCACGGCCAGATCAAGCTCGACGAGGCCGCAAGCTCCCGCATCACCACCCTCGCCGGTGACGTCTCGATCGGCCGGCTGAACGGCCCCGCAAAGATCAGCACCGGCAAGGGCGACATCCGCATCACCGAGGCCGTGCACGGCACCCTCGTGCTGCGCACCGAGGCCGGCGAGGTGTCGGTCAGCGCCGCCGCCGGAGTCTCGGCCTCCCTGGACGCCGGCACTTCCTACGGCCGGATCCACAACGCGCTCAAGAACACCGAAGGCGCCGCCGCCCAGCTCGACATCCACGCGACCACCGTCTACGGCGACATCACCGCCCGCAGCCTCTGA
- a CDS encoding VOC family protein, which translates to MPDRLITHLRHVDLAVPDYARQREFYSGVWGLTEVASDTGISFLAAEGSPEQYVIRLREADEKRLDLISFGTATPADADALATRLRTAGVRLINEPGRIDTPGGGYGFRFFDLDGRTVEVSADVAVRAHRKLAAKEAVPVRLSHVVLNAPDIDATRAWYETHLDFALSDTLAHPHMGQVMHFMRCNPQHHSLAIARGPHASLHHISFELRGLDEYMYGTGRLLRAGVRMIWGPGRHLAGDNTFSYFLDPHGNTVEYTTELEELDEDSWHPHVHDFSQAEVTDQWGTANPMNELIAKESFNDIDRGVFVAPPV; encoded by the coding sequence GTGCCTGACCGGCTCATCACCCACCTGCGCCACGTCGACCTGGCCGTACCCGACTACGCCAGGCAGCGGGAGTTCTACTCCGGCGTCTGGGGCCTGACCGAGGTCGCGAGCGACACCGGCATCAGCTTCCTGGCAGCCGAGGGCTCACCCGAGCAGTACGTCATCCGGCTACGCGAGGCCGACGAGAAGCGCCTGGACCTCATCTCCTTCGGCACGGCCACCCCCGCCGACGCCGACGCCCTCGCGACGCGGCTGCGCACCGCCGGCGTCCGGCTGATCAACGAGCCCGGGAGGATCGACACCCCCGGCGGCGGGTACGGCTTCCGCTTCTTCGACCTCGACGGCCGCACCGTCGAGGTCTCCGCCGACGTCGCCGTCCGCGCCCACCGCAAGCTGGCGGCCAAGGAGGCGGTGCCGGTCCGGCTCTCGCACGTGGTGCTCAACGCCCCCGACATCGACGCCACCCGCGCCTGGTACGAGACCCATCTGGACTTCGCGCTGTCAGACACCCTCGCCCACCCGCACATGGGCCAGGTCATGCACTTCATGCGCTGCAACCCCCAGCACCACAGCCTGGCCATCGCCCGCGGCCCGCACGCCTCCCTGCACCACATCAGCTTCGAACTGCGCGGCCTGGACGAGTACATGTACGGCACCGGCCGACTGCTGCGCGCCGGAGTGCGCATGATCTGGGGTCCGGGCCGGCACCTGGCCGGCGACAACACCTTCTCCTACTTCCTGGACCCGCACGGCAACACCGTGGAGTACACCACCGAACTGGAGGAACTGGACGAGGACTCCTGGCACCCGCACGTCCACGACTTCTCCCAGGCCGAGGTCACCGACCAGTGGGGCACCGCCAACCCGATGAACGAACTCATCGCCAAGGAGTCGTTCAACGACATCGACCGCGGCGTCTTCGTCGCCCCGCCGGTCTGA
- a CDS encoding FAD-dependent monooxygenase translates to MTAVRNVLIVGGGTAGSALAILLARGGVAVDIAEIKPELTALGSGITLQGNALRVLRDLGVWDRVGAAGFAFDSLGLRTPGGHLIAESADVRTGGPDLPAALGMNRPELAAILAEAVRESGARIAFGLTVESLTDTDTGDGVRAQLSDGSAGTYDLVVGADGIRSKVRGLLGIDAAVRPTGMGIWRIHTRRPKDVERTDLVYGGPCFIAGYCPTGQDSMYAYLVEKARPRESVAAADKPAHMRALAEAYGGAWQEIRADITDPDRINYTWFESLLVERPWNRGRVVLIGDAVHACPPTLAQGAAQCLEDAAVLAELLLAAGHLDQSLFDAFMDRRYERAKAVVEASLQLADWQLNPVPDADVPGLMGRIATMVTQRP, encoded by the coding sequence ATGACCGCAGTAAGGAACGTCCTCATCGTCGGCGGTGGCACCGCCGGATCGGCCCTGGCCATCCTGCTCGCCCGCGGCGGCGTCGCAGTGGACATCGCGGAGATCAAACCGGAGCTCACCGCACTCGGTTCGGGCATCACCCTGCAGGGCAACGCGCTGCGGGTGCTGCGCGACCTCGGCGTCTGGGACCGGGTCGGCGCCGCGGGCTTCGCATTCGACTCCCTCGGGCTGCGTACCCCCGGCGGCCACCTGATCGCCGAGAGCGCCGACGTCCGCACCGGCGGCCCTGATCTGCCGGCGGCGCTCGGCATGAACCGCCCAGAACTGGCCGCGATCCTCGCCGAGGCCGTGCGCGAGTCCGGCGCGCGGATCGCGTTCGGCCTGACCGTGGAGAGCCTCACCGACACCGATACCGGCGACGGCGTACGGGCACAGCTGTCGGACGGCTCCGCCGGCACCTACGACCTGGTCGTGGGCGCGGACGGCATCCGCTCGAAGGTCCGCGGGCTCCTGGGCATCGACGCCGCCGTCCGGCCGACCGGCATGGGCATCTGGCGCATCCACACCCGCCGCCCCAAGGACGTCGAGCGCACCGATCTGGTCTACGGCGGCCCGTGCTTCATCGCCGGCTACTGCCCCACGGGTCAGGACAGCATGTACGCCTATCTGGTGGAGAAGGCCCGGCCCCGTGAATCGGTGGCCGCCGCCGACAAGCCCGCCCACATGCGGGCCCTGGCCGAGGCTTACGGCGGCGCCTGGCAGGAGATCCGTGCCGACATCACCGATCCGGACCGGATCAACTACACCTGGTTCGAGTCGCTGCTGGTGGAGCGTCCCTGGAACCGCGGCCGCGTCGTGCTGATCGGCGACGCCGTGCACGCCTGCCCGCCCACCCTCGCCCAGGGCGCGGCCCAGTGCCTGGAGGACGCCGCCGTCCTCGCCGAACTGCTGCTCGCCGCCGGTCACCTCGACCAGTCGCTGTTCGACGCCTTCATGGACCGCCGGTACGAGCGGGCGAAGGCCGTGGTCGAGGCGTCCCTGCAGCTGGCCGACTGGCAGCTGAACCCCGTCCCGGACGCCGACGTGCCCGGCCTGATGGGCCGCATCGCCACGATGGTGACACAGCGCCCATGA
- a CDS encoding VOC family protein has protein sequence MACRISELVIDAADPDLLAAFWSKVLGYVELDREDDGSIEIGPPDAGFGGPQPTLILSPSSAPRTGKLRLHIDVNATDRDQDAELERLLALGARPADVGQTGAENWHVLTDPEGNEFCLLHTRLQPL, from the coding sequence ATGGCATGCCGCATCAGTGAGCTGGTCATCGACGCCGCCGACCCCGACCTGCTCGCCGCATTCTGGAGCAAGGTCCTCGGCTACGTCGAACTCGACCGGGAGGACGACGGAAGCATCGAGATCGGGCCGCCCGACGCCGGCTTCGGCGGCCCGCAGCCCACCCTCATTCTCAGCCCCAGCAGTGCCCCGCGGACCGGGAAGCTCCGCCTGCACATCGACGTCAACGCCACCGACCGCGACCAGGACGCCGAGCTGGAGCGGCTGCTCGCTCTCGGCGCCAGACCTGCCGACGTCGGCCAGACCGGAGCTGAGAACTGGCACGTCCTGACCGACCCGGAAGGTAACGAATTCTGCCTCCTGCACACCCGGCTCCAGCCCCTCTGA